The Myxococcota bacterium genome has a segment encoding these proteins:
- a CDS encoding TetR/AcrR family transcriptional regulator: MPRPAASAPSSREKILDVAEALFARSGYAGVGMREVAQHAGLGKSSLFHHFATKPALYFEVVEHVLARIAAGVMPALSRDAGAAGRLAAASDALVDALAEHPTSAPLLLRSLFEAHPFATDAAPPEAAAGDAILAAMIGAFQQLVRDGIATGEFRDVSVVDATQTLIGAAVFHFASGELGEAVLGESLFSAQAVARRRDEQRAFFLRALLRDASGVA; this comes from the coding sequence GTGCCCAGGCCCGCCGCGTCCGCACCGAGCTCGCGCGAGAAGATCCTCGACGTCGCCGAGGCCCTGTTCGCGCGCAGCGGCTATGCGGGCGTCGGCATGCGCGAGGTCGCGCAGCACGCCGGGCTCGGGAAGTCGTCGCTCTTCCATCACTTCGCGACGAAGCCGGCGCTCTACTTCGAGGTGGTCGAGCACGTGCTCGCGCGGATCGCCGCGGGCGTGATGCCGGCGCTCTCGCGCGACGCGGGGGCGGCGGGCCGGCTCGCCGCCGCGAGCGACGCGCTCGTCGACGCGCTGGCCGAGCACCCGACCTCCGCGCCGCTCCTCCTCCGGAGCCTCTTCGAGGCGCATCCGTTCGCGACCGACGCCGCTCCGCCGGAGGCCGCGGCGGGCGACGCGATCCTCGCCGCGATGATCGGCGCCTTCCAGCAGCTCGTGCGCGACGGCATCGCGACCGGCGAGTTCCGCGACGTGTCGGTCGTCGACGCGACGCAGACGCTGATCGGCGCTGCCGTCTTCCACTTCGCCTCGGGCGAGCTCGGCGAGGCCGTGCTCGGCGAGTCGCTGTTCTCGGCGCAGGCCGTCGCGCGCCGCCGCGACGAGCAGCGCGCCTTCTTCCTCCGCGCCCTGCTTCGCGACGCGTCGGGCGTCGCATAG
- a CDS encoding ferritin-like domain-containing protein has protein sequence MDKILAAHRHQLGAFEVVDVVDEGAIARVREHVDVDVPLTLHWTWSYAPEVEELRRLYEKGKAGQWNAETDVDWDARVSADDWIMNPEASALAQLCKMMGKDEATQKAAAFDEVAYTISQLLHGEQAALQLCGQLTNLCEDIDQKLYAASQVVDEARHIEVLSKFLQRKMGTLYPIGTTLKTLLDILLEAKGVSYKVLGMQTLFEGMAVGIMDMIRRESRCALFSDILLRVEGDEARHAAFGVLNMRRIVRDASTQEMHQMEDWAFGILETLNANQQLDMLRLLAPKYDLQPELIVEGFTKLPDFAQLNSPPFMHTVVPNLLRLGLITERTQEHWMRLGMMTDAKGTAQSVLPIAG, from the coding sequence ATGGACAAGATCCTCGCCGCCCATCGCCACCAGCTCGGCGCCTTCGAAGTCGTCGACGTCGTCGACGAGGGCGCCATCGCGCGGGTGCGCGAGCACGTCGACGTCGACGTCCCGCTCACGCTCCACTGGACGTGGAGCTACGCGCCCGAGGTCGAGGAGCTGCGGCGCCTCTACGAGAAGGGCAAGGCGGGGCAGTGGAACGCGGAGACCGACGTCGACTGGGACGCGCGCGTCTCGGCCGACGACTGGATCATGAACCCGGAGGCGTCCGCGCTCGCGCAGCTCTGCAAGATGATGGGCAAGGACGAGGCGACGCAGAAGGCGGCCGCCTTCGACGAGGTCGCGTACACGATCTCGCAGCTGCTGCACGGCGAGCAGGCCGCGCTCCAGCTCTGCGGCCAGCTCACCAACCTGTGCGAGGACATCGACCAGAAGCTCTACGCGGCGAGCCAGGTGGTCGACGAGGCGCGCCACATCGAGGTGCTGTCGAAGTTCCTGCAGCGCAAGATGGGCACGCTCTACCCGATCGGCACGACGCTCAAGACGCTCCTCGACATCCTGCTCGAGGCGAAGGGCGTGTCGTACAAGGTGCTCGGCATGCAGACGCTCTTCGAGGGCATGGCCGTCGGCATCATGGACATGATCCGGCGCGAGAGCCGGTGTGCGTTGTTCAGCGACATCCTGCTCCGCGTCGAGGGCGACGAGGCGCGCCACGCGGCGTTCGGCGTGCTGAACATGCGCCGCATCGTGCGCGACGCGTCGACGCAGGAGATGCACCAGATGGAGGACTGGGCGTTCGGCATCCTCGAGACGCTCAACGCCAACCAGCAGCTCGACATGCTGCGCCTGCTCGCGCCGAAGTACGACCTCCAGCCCGAGCTGATCGTCGAGGGCTTCACCAAGCTCCCCGACTTCGCGCAGCTCAACTCGCCGCCGTTCATGCACACCGTCGTTCCGAACCTGCTTCGACTCGGCCTCATCACCGAGCGCACGCAGGAGCACTGGATGCGGCTCGGCATGATGACGGACGCGAAGGGCACGGCGCAGAGCGTGCTGCCGATCGCCGGGTAG
- a CDS encoding WYL domain-containing protein, whose amino-acid sequence MRGDQLARQWQLIQRLAKSRGGAGLDELAESLGCVRRTVYRDLDALMYAGFPVVSEKRDGRVYYRFIETFGLGDVPFTHDEVLALILGADLLATLEGTVFHDSMESAISKIRAGMGPQLVAYLERLGESFRVLPGPHKRYAEFRETIQALNDAVLEHRRVAMRYRTGRTGEVRERELDPYRVWYRSGGLYVVGHDHLSGELRTFAVNRIEAIDLLDARFEVAADFDFEAFTASAFGVISEPVSRVRIRFDKQWRSHVEEHRWHESQELCALPDGGVELAMEVGGTPEIRNWVLSFGAGAEVLEPAALRDEVRAELEAAARRYA is encoded by the coding sequence ATGCGCGGCGACCAGCTCGCGAGGCAGTGGCAGCTCATCCAGCGGCTCGCGAAGAGCCGCGGCGGCGCCGGGCTCGACGAGCTCGCGGAATCGCTCGGCTGCGTGCGGCGCACCGTCTACCGCGACCTCGACGCGCTCATGTACGCCGGCTTCCCCGTCGTGTCCGAGAAGCGCGACGGGCGCGTCTACTACCGCTTCATCGAGACGTTCGGGCTCGGCGACGTGCCGTTCACGCACGACGAAGTGCTGGCGCTGATCCTCGGCGCCGACCTGCTCGCGACGCTCGAGGGCACGGTCTTCCACGACTCGATGGAGTCCGCGATCTCGAAGATCCGCGCGGGCATGGGGCCGCAGCTCGTCGCCTACCTCGAACGCCTCGGCGAGAGCTTCCGCGTGCTTCCCGGCCCGCACAAACGCTATGCGGAGTTCCGCGAGACGATCCAGGCGCTCAACGACGCCGTGCTCGAGCATCGCCGCGTCGCGATGCGTTACCGCACGGGGCGCACCGGCGAGGTGCGCGAGCGCGAGCTCGACCCGTACCGCGTCTGGTACCGCAGCGGCGGCCTGTACGTCGTCGGCCACGACCACCTGTCGGGCGAGCTGCGCACCTTCGCCGTGAACCGCATCGAGGCCATCGACCTGCTCGACGCGCGCTTCGAGGTCGCGGCGGACTTCGACTTCGAGGCGTTCACGGCGAGCGCCTTCGGCGTGATCTCCGAGCCCGTCTCGCGCGTGCGCATCCGCTTCGACAAGCAGTGGCGCAGCCACGTCGAGGAGCACCGCTGGCACGAGAGCCAGGAGCTCTGCGCGCTCCCCGACGGCGGGGTCGAGCTCGCGATGGAGGTGGGCGGGACGCCCGAGATCCGCAATTGGGTGCTCTCGTTCGGCGCCGGGGCCGAGGTGCTCGAGCCGGCCGCGCTGCGCGACGAGGTGCGCGCCGAGCTCGAGGCCGCCGCCCGCCGCTACGCGTAG
- a CDS encoding patatin-like phospholipase family protein — MPTPSASAADLAPAGGAPKRAIVLSGGGARGAYEAGVLRFIVEELPRRHDLRPEFDIVCGTSVGAIHACFLAATADGGEERGERLARIWEHLRVDEVFRVKGADVLSLPRRLLGLRRVAEQLRAGQRPDRLYGLLDTEPLEKLVLDAIPWRDIRTNIEAGHVEAVCVAATQIATGRSIVFTQQRDPLPPWASLDTFHMQPIRLMPVHALASAAIPALFPAVRVGARYYADGGLRLNTPLAPAIRLGANRVLVIGLSHPQPAKVAESLAQERVQGFGNPMFLLGKILNALLLAPIETDLSRLNLVNSFIESGVLAYGPGFLDRINEEFTRHGRRPLQRIDTVVVRPTRDLGMLAGELLQGRHGPFELSRFLRFFFRTFRSGRDAREADLLSYLLFDARYARLLTDLGYQDAAAKEDELVAFFRG; from the coding sequence GTGCCTACACCGAGCGCGTCAGCAGCTGACCTCGCGCCCGCCGGCGGGGCGCCGAAGCGCGCGATCGTCCTGTCGGGCGGTGGCGCGCGCGGCGCCTACGAGGCGGGCGTGCTGCGTTTCATCGTCGAGGAGCTGCCGCGGCGCCACGACCTCCGCCCCGAGTTCGACATCGTCTGCGGCACGTCGGTGGGCGCCATCCACGCCTGCTTCCTCGCGGCGACGGCCGACGGCGGCGAGGAGCGCGGCGAGCGGCTCGCCCGCATCTGGGAGCACCTGCGCGTCGACGAGGTGTTCCGCGTCAAGGGCGCGGACGTGCTGTCGCTGCCGCGCCGCCTGCTCGGGCTGCGGCGCGTCGCCGAGCAGCTGCGCGCGGGCCAGCGCCCCGACCGCCTCTACGGACTGCTCGACACCGAGCCGCTCGAGAAGCTCGTGCTCGACGCGATCCCGTGGCGCGACATCCGCACCAACATCGAGGCCGGCCACGTCGAGGCCGTGTGCGTGGCCGCGACGCAGATCGCGACCGGTCGCTCGATCGTGTTCACGCAGCAGCGGGACCCGCTGCCGCCGTGGGCGAGCCTCGACACCTTCCACATGCAGCCGATCCGGCTCATGCCCGTGCACGCGCTGGCGTCCGCGGCGATCCCGGCGCTCTTCCCGGCCGTGCGCGTCGGCGCGCGCTACTACGCCGACGGCGGGCTGCGCCTCAACACGCCGCTCGCGCCGGCGATCCGCCTCGGCGCGAACCGCGTGCTCGTGATCGGCCTGTCGCACCCGCAGCCCGCGAAGGTCGCGGAGAGCCTCGCGCAGGAGCGCGTGCAGGGCTTCGGCAACCCGATGTTCCTGCTCGGCAAGATCCTGAACGCGCTCCTGCTCGCGCCGATCGAGACCGACCTGTCGCGGCTCAATCTCGTGAACTCGTTCATCGAGAGCGGCGTGCTCGCGTACGGGCCGGGCTTCCTCGACCGCATCAACGAGGAGTTCACGCGCCACGGGCGCCGCCCGCTGCAGCGCATCGACACCGTCGTCGTGCGCCCGACGCGCGACCTCGGCATGCTGGCGGGCGAGCTGCTGCAGGGGCGTCACGGCCCGTTCGAGCTGTCGCGCTTCCTCCGGTTCTTCTTCCGCACGTTCCGCTCCGGTCGCGACGCGCGCGAGGCCGACCTGCTCTCCTACCTGCTCTTCGACGCTCGTTATGCGCGCCTGCTGACCGACCTCGGCTACCAGGACGCGGCGGCGAAGGAGGACGAGCTCGTCGCGTTCTTCCGGGGGTAG
- the efp gene encoding elongation factor P, which yields MPTVDTSQFRNGLKLELDGQPFVITYFQHVKPGKGGAFVRTKVKNLINGKVLERTFRSGEKAEEANVEERTMQYLYRDGENLVFMDTQTYDQMPIPEAGVGDHVLLLKENTEVDVLLWNGKPVNIELPQFVELLVTKSDPGLKGDTSSGATKPATLETGAEIQVPLFIKEGDVLRIDTRTGAYTERVSS from the coding sequence ATGCCCACGGTCGACACCTCGCAGTTCCGCAACGGCCTCAAGCTCGAGCTCGACGGTCAGCCGTTCGTCATCACGTACTTCCAGCACGTGAAGCCCGGCAAGGGCGGCGCGTTCGTGCGCACGAAGGTGAAGAACCTGATCAACGGCAAGGTGCTCGAGCGGACGTTCCGCTCCGGCGAGAAGGCCGAGGAGGCCAACGTCGAGGAGAGGACCATGCAGTACCTCTACCGCGACGGCGAGAACCTGGTGTTCATGGACACGCAGACGTACGACCAGATGCCCATCCCCGAGGCGGGCGTCGGCGACCACGTGCTGCTGCTCAAGGAGAACACCGAGGTCGACGTGCTCCTGTGGAACGGCAAGCCGGTGAACATCGAGCTGCCGCAGTTCGTGGAGCTGCTCGTGACGAAGAGCGATCCGGGCCTCAAGGGCGACACGAGCTCCGGCGCCACGAAGCCCGCCACCCTCGAGACCGGAGCCGAGATCCAGGTCCCCCTGTTCATCAAGGAAGGGGACGTCCTGCGCATCGACACGCGAACGGGTGCCTACACCGAGCGCGTCAGCAGCTGA
- a CDS encoding electron transfer flavoprotein subunit alpha/FixB family protein, protein MGTILIVAEVANGKIREASYELITLAGKIGGDVKSVVIGSGVGDAANAFAGKGGGETYVVDDAAFANYNVDLWNAAIRAAVDATGADLVLLSNTPQGWDVAPRIAAGLDAAFVSDCFSIEAAGAGFAFKRRMFNGKLDAELASTGGKAVATVQPGACAAAESGAAGSTKPLAVDASGARAKFVEIKVAESKGVDLTKAEIIVSGGRGVGAPEKFPEVIQPLADALGGAMGASRPVVDAGWLPHPYQVGSSGQIVSPKLYIACGISGAIQHLVGMKGSNYVIAINKDPDAPIFEVADLGVVGDLFEVVPALTAAVKTAKGA, encoded by the coding sequence ATGGGCACCATCCTCATCGTTGCGGAAGTGGCGAACGGCAAGATCCGCGAGGCGAGCTACGAGCTCATCACGCTCGCGGGCAAGATCGGCGGCGACGTGAAGAGCGTCGTCATCGGCAGCGGCGTCGGCGACGCCGCGAACGCGTTCGCGGGCAAGGGCGGCGGCGAGACCTACGTCGTCGACGACGCGGCCTTCGCCAACTACAACGTCGACCTGTGGAACGCCGCGATCCGCGCGGCCGTCGACGCCACGGGCGCCGACCTCGTGCTGCTCTCGAACACGCCGCAGGGCTGGGACGTCGCGCCGCGCATCGCGGCCGGCCTCGACGCCGCGTTCGTGTCCGACTGCTTCTCGATCGAGGCGGCGGGCGCGGGCTTCGCGTTCAAGCGCCGGATGTTCAACGGCAAGCTCGACGCCGAGCTCGCGTCGACGGGCGGCAAGGCCGTCGCGACCGTGCAGCCGGGCGCGTGCGCGGCCGCGGAGAGCGGCGCGGCGGGCTCGACGAAGCCGCTCGCGGTCGACGCCTCGGGCGCGCGCGCGAAGTTCGTCGAGATCAAGGTCGCCGAGTCGAAGGGCGTCGACCTCACGAAGGCCGAGATCATCGTCTCGGGCGGCCGCGGCGTCGGCGCGCCGGAGAAGTTCCCGGAAGTGATCCAGCCGCTCGCCGACGCGCTCGGCGGTGCGATGGGTGCGTCGCGCCCCGTCGTCGACGCCGGCTGGCTGCCGCACCCGTACCAGGTCGGCTCGTCGGGCCAGATCGTGTCGCCGAAGCTGTACATCGCGTGCGGCATCTCGGGCGCCATCCAGCACCTCGTCGGCATGAAGGGCTCGAACTACGTCATCGCGATCAACAAGGATCCCGACGCCCCGATCTTCGAGGTCGCCGACCTCGGCGTCGTCGGCGACCTGTTCGAGGTGGTGCCGGCGCTGACGGCCGCGGTGAAGACGGCGAAGGGCGCCTAG